From the Pontiella agarivorans genome, one window contains:
- a CDS encoding PhoH family protein, translating into MNTLTIHFNNSSEAREIGAALEPLADLIEKEHNLQLILRDRDATVQGPEEQAVRIAQFIENLREARNRSPLDSHAVGYAYNALTHGEEQIFEKLASIRIDVSPRKPAVFPKTLGQQIYLSAMLKNTITFGIGPAGTGKTYLAMAMAVAALLREDVSRIILTRPAIEAGENLGFLPGDFQQKVAPYLRPLYDALHDMLPAEAIETYIERGIIEVAPLAYMRGRTLNHAFVILDEAQNTTPQQMLMFLTRIGFDSRCAITGDLTQIDLPSNKTSGLKEARSILGNIQDLEVCELSERDVVRHPLVQKVIEAYQKKRKA; encoded by the coding sequence ATGAATACGCTTACCATACATTTTAACAATTCCAGCGAAGCCCGCGAAATCGGCGCCGCTCTGGAACCCCTCGCCGATCTCATCGAAAAAGAACACAACCTCCAGCTGATACTGCGCGACCGGGATGCCACGGTTCAGGGCCCCGAAGAACAGGCCGTCCGCATCGCCCAATTTATTGAAAACCTGCGCGAAGCACGAAACCGCAGCCCTCTCGACAGCCATGCTGTCGGCTATGCCTACAACGCACTCACGCACGGCGAGGAACAGATTTTTGAAAAACTGGCGAGCATCCGCATCGACGTCAGTCCCCGAAAACCGGCGGTATTCCCTAAAACTCTCGGCCAGCAGATCTATCTGAGTGCCATGCTGAAGAACACGATCACCTTCGGCATCGGTCCTGCCGGAACGGGAAAAACCTATCTCGCCATGGCCATGGCCGTGGCGGCCCTCCTGCGCGAAGATGTCAGCCGGATTATTCTGACCCGCCCGGCCATTGAAGCCGGCGAAAACCTCGGCTTCCTGCCCGGCGATTTTCAGCAGAAGGTGGCCCCCTATCTCAGGCCGCTGTATGATGCATTGCACGACATGCTTCCGGCCGAAGCCATCGAAACCTACATCGAGCGCGGCATCATCGAAGTTGCTCCGCTGGCTTACATGCGCGGACGCACACTCAATCATGCGTTTGTTATTCTGGACGAAGCCCAGAATACCACCCCGCAGCAGATGCTCATGTTTCTCACCCGTATCGGATTCGACTCCAGGTGCGCAATCACCGGCGACCTCACTCAGATCGACCTGCCCAGCAATAAAACTTCAGGTCTCAAAGAAGCCCGTTCCATCCTCGGAAATATCCAGGATCTGGAAGTCTGTGAACTCAGCGAACGCGATGTGGTACGCCACCCGCTCGTACAGAAGGTTATCGAGGCTTATCAGAAAAAACGGAAAGCCTGA
- the nifJ gene encoding pyruvate:ferredoxin (flavodoxin) oxidoreductase, whose amino-acid sequence MSKNMVTIDGNTAAAHIAYAFSDIAAIYPITPSSNMGEYSDEWAAQGKKNLFGKTVDVVEMQSEAGAAGAVHGSLSAGALTTTFTASQGLLLMIPNMYKIAGEMLPTVFHVSARSLAAQSLSIFGDHSDVMSVRNTGWAMTCGNSIQETMDMATIAHLSTLKAQVPFLNFFDGFRTSHELQKVENIEYDDLKELIEPEYIERFRARALRPEKPTVKVAAQNPDVYFQGRETSNKYYDAIPEIVQEYMDVFAAKFGRKYNLFDYVGAADAEKVIIAMGSACDTVEQTIEKLNAKGEKLGLVKVRLYRPFSAKAFVDCIPESAKKIIVLDRTKEPGALGEPLYLDVVTALEGKGCKIIGGRYGLSSKEFSPAMVKAVYDHADNGAWHNFTVGIHDDVTNLSIPVGEEFNIEPDDVKSAVFWGFGSDGTVGACKNTIKIIGDNTAMTAQAYFVYDSKKSGGVTTSHLRFGESSVNYPYLIQNAGYVACHNVSYIGRYDMLGAVAEGGTFVLNSEIPTSEVFNHLTKEEQQIIIDRKINFYNVNALKIALEVGLGFRINTVMQTVYFKLSGVLPEDEAIQLIKDYAKKTFERKGMDIVEMNWKAIDAAAAAIEKVEVPSEITESYVLPDLIPADASDFTKDVILPTMQQKGDSIPVSKMTFDGTLPTGTTKLEKRGIGPRVPKWLSDNCIQCNQCIMACPHAVIRAKQINPAELEKAPESFKTVKSKTKNESDLEYKIQVYIEDCTGCGVCVETCPAKTKALEFTTLDDERAAGEVENTTFFENLPDNNLEGVKVETVKGIQMKKPLFEFSGACAGCGETPYVKLVSLVCGEHMLTANATGCSSIYGGTFPTIPYCTNKDGRGPAWANSLFEDNAEYGLGFRIAVDNNRALLRNAVAALLEVGTTVDLKAALEKAVEICQDNVITDEAIAAQNAVKILLDSAMAEASAEAAPLVRKIKELEDYFVDKAVWIFGGDGWAYDIGYGGLDHVVASGKNVNILVLDTEVYSNTGGQASKSTPIGAVAKFATGGMRAGKKNLGFMCMSYGTVYVAHISMGANRVQTQKAIQEAVAYEGPSIIIAYAPCIAHGIDMMKTQTIAKEAVECGYWPLYRYNPAAEEGSKFTWDARPPKGDFQTFIRNERRYSTLLKTAPNEAEDLFALAEKDAKRRWDFMQAVGPLM is encoded by the coding sequence ATGAGCAAGAACATGGTTACCATCGATGGTAATACTGCTGCGGCGCATATTGCATATGCGTTTTCTGATATCGCGGCCATTTATCCGATCACCCCTTCCTCCAATATGGGTGAGTATTCGGACGAATGGGCAGCACAAGGGAAGAAAAACCTTTTCGGTAAAACAGTGGATGTTGTGGAAATGCAGTCCGAAGCCGGAGCTGCGGGCGCGGTTCATGGTTCTCTGAGCGCAGGTGCTCTGACCACTACCTTTACAGCATCGCAAGGTCTTCTGCTGATGATTCCGAACATGTATAAGATTGCCGGCGAAATGCTGCCGACTGTTTTTCATGTTTCCGCCCGCTCGCTGGCGGCGCAGTCGCTCTCAATCTTTGGAGATCACTCCGACGTAATGTCGGTGCGCAATACCGGCTGGGCGATGACTTGCGGAAATTCCATTCAGGAAACGATGGATATGGCTACCATTGCTCATTTGTCGACTCTGAAGGCGCAGGTTCCTTTCCTGAACTTTTTCGACGGTTTCCGTACCTCCCACGAGCTGCAGAAAGTTGAAAACATTGAATATGATGATCTCAAAGAACTGATTGAGCCGGAATACATCGAACGTTTCCGTGCCCGTGCGTTGAGACCGGAAAAACCCACTGTAAAAGTGGCGGCGCAGAACCCGGATGTTTATTTCCAGGGTCGGGAAACCTCCAATAAATATTATGATGCAATTCCTGAAATTGTTCAGGAATACATGGATGTGTTTGCCGCCAAATTCGGCCGTAAATATAATCTGTTCGACTATGTCGGTGCAGCAGATGCTGAAAAAGTGATCATTGCCATGGGTTCCGCCTGCGATACTGTTGAGCAGACGATCGAAAAACTGAATGCCAAAGGTGAAAAACTCGGCTTGGTTAAAGTACGCCTCTACCGTCCGTTCTCTGCAAAAGCTTTTGTGGACTGCATTCCGGAAAGTGCGAAAAAGATCATCGTACTTGATCGTACGAAAGAGCCGGGCGCACTGGGTGAACCGCTTTACCTCGACGTGGTAACTGCACTGGAAGGTAAAGGATGCAAAATTATCGGTGGCCGCTATGGCCTCTCCTCGAAAGAGTTTTCTCCGGCCATGGTGAAGGCGGTTTATGACCATGCTGATAACGGGGCCTGGCACAACTTTACGGTCGGCATCCACGACGATGTGACCAATCTTTCCATTCCGGTTGGCGAAGAGTTTAATATTGAACCCGACGATGTAAAGTCCGCCGTTTTCTGGGGCTTCGGATCAGACGGAACGGTCGGTGCATGTAAAAACACCATCAAAATTATCGGTGACAACACCGCAATGACCGCTCAGGCCTATTTTGTGTATGACTCCAAGAAGTCCGGCGGTGTAACGACTTCTCATCTGCGTTTCGGGGAAAGTTCGGTCAACTATCCGTACCTGATTCAGAATGCCGGCTATGTGGCCTGCCATAATGTTTCGTACATCGGCCGCTATGACATGCTCGGCGCGGTTGCTGAAGGCGGAACGTTTGTGCTCAACTCGGAAATTCCGACCTCGGAAGTGTTCAATCATCTGACGAAGGAAGAACAGCAGATCATAATCGATCGGAAGATCAATTTCTACAACGTGAATGCGTTGAAGATCGCTCTTGAGGTGGGGCTCGGCTTCCGCATCAACACGGTCATGCAGACGGTATATTTCAAACTTTCCGGGGTACTTCCGGAAGATGAAGCCATTCAGCTGATCAAAGACTATGCCAAAAAGACGTTTGAGCGTAAGGGCATGGACATTGTTGAAATGAACTGGAAAGCCATCGATGCTGCCGCGGCGGCGATCGAAAAGGTTGAGGTTCCTTCCGAGATCACCGAGTCGTACGTACTGCCGGATCTCATTCCGGCCGATGCATCGGACTTCACTAAAGATGTGATTCTGCCGACTATGCAGCAGAAGGGGGACAGCATTCCCGTCTCTAAGATGACTTTTGACGGAACACTTCCGACCGGTACCACCAAGTTGGAAAAACGAGGAATCGGTCCGCGTGTTCCGAAGTGGCTCAGCGATAACTGCATTCAGTGCAACCAGTGTATTATGGCTTGTCCGCATGCTGTAATCCGTGCCAAACAGATCAATCCGGCGGAACTTGAAAAAGCTCCGGAAAGCTTCAAAACCGTAAAATCCAAGACCAAGAACGAAAGTGACCTGGAATACAAAATTCAGGTTTACATTGAAGATTGTACGGGTTGCGGGGTCTGTGTGGAAACCTGCCCGGCGAAAACCAAGGCGCTGGAATTCACGACGCTCGACGATGAGCGCGCTGCAGGCGAAGTGGAAAATACCACGTTCTTCGAAAACCTTCCGGATAACAACCTTGAAGGCGTTAAGGTTGAGACGGTTAAAGGGATTCAGATGAAAAAGCCGCTGTTCGAGTTCTCCGGGGCCTGTGCCGGTTGCGGAGAAACGCCGTACGTGAAACTCGTTTCGCTGGTGTGCGGTGAGCATATGCTGACGGCGAATGCGACGGGCTGCTCCTCCATTTACGGAGGTACGTTCCCCACCATTCCGTACTGCACCAACAAAGACGGCCGCGGTCCTGCCTGGGCGAACTCGCTCTTCGAAGACAACGCCGAATACGGTCTGGGCTTCCGCATCGCGGTCGACAATAACCGGGCTCTGCTCCGCAATGCGGTGGCGGCTCTGCTGGAAGTCGGCACTACGGTCGACCTCAAAGCTGCACTCGAAAAAGCGGTGGAAATCTGCCAGGACAATGTGATTACCGACGAAGCCATCGCTGCGCAGAACGCGGTGAAAATTCTGCTCGACAGTGCCATGGCTGAAGCTTCTGCCGAAGCTGCTCCGCTGGTTCGCAAAATCAAGGAACTCGAAGATTACTTTGTAGACAAAGCGGTCTGGATCTTCGGTGGCGACGGCTGGGCCTATGATATCGGTTACGGCGGCCTCGACCATGTGGTGGCTTCCGGCAAGAATGTAAACATTCTTGTCCTGGATACCGAAGTATACTCCAATACCGGCGGTCAGGCCTCCAAGTCCACCCCGATCGGTGCGGTGGCCAAGTTCGCCACGGGCGGTATGCGTGCCGGTAAGAAAAACCTCGGTTTCATGTGCATGAGCTACGGTACGGTTTATGTGGCTCACATCTCCATGGGAGCCAATCGTGTCCAGACGCAGAAGGCCATTCAGGAAGCGGTTGCCTATGAAGGGCCGTCCATCATCATTGCTTACGCTCCGTGTATTGCACACGGCATCGATATGATGAAGACGCAGACCATTGCGAAGGAAGCTGTTGAGTGTGGCTACTGGCCGCTCTACCGCTATAACCCGGCTGCCGAAGAGGGTTCAAAGTTCACCTGGGATGCGCGTCCGCCGAAGGGCGATTTCCAGACGTTTATTCGCAATGAGCGCCGCTACAGTACACTGCTGAAGACCGCGCCGAATGAAGCTGAAGACCTGTTCGCTCTGGCAGAAAAAGATGCGAAGAGACGCTGGGACTTCATGCAGGCTGTGGGCCCGCTGATGTAA
- a CDS encoding c-type cytochrome domain-containing protein encodes MRFKLTLLFGSLTVLILLPLPFVFPLSGNPGSDAVAAVGRFHILILHFPIALLLIVPLLELLSRFTTLNNLREANLVILFLCLLFGITTCIFGYALALGDGGAGELLQTHMQNEITATVLMALTLILKVLHLDRPCHGSGVLYLSALLLSISVLVAGSHHGASMVHGEDYLYAKLPTAFQNLFNTELPKPADITADASAYEAVIQPIFERNCYFCHSAAMEMGGFRMDVFERLMAGGDGGMPGIEPGSLQGSEVHYRITLDPSSNAFMPPNGRPPLTDEETALVSWWIASGASPTASISELDPPPAALTERLSGQR; translated from the coding sequence ATGCGTTTTAAACTGACTCTACTGTTCGGCTCACTGACCGTTCTCATCCTGCTGCCTCTTCCTTTTGTTTTTCCGCTCTCCGGAAACCCCGGCAGTGACGCCGTTGCGGCAGTCGGCCGGTTTCATATCCTGATCCTCCATTTTCCTATTGCACTTCTGCTGATTGTCCCGTTGCTTGAACTGCTCAGCCGGTTTACGACACTGAACAATCTGCGGGAAGCAAATTTGGTCATCCTTTTCCTCTGTTTGCTCTTCGGTATCACGACATGCATTTTCGGCTATGCGCTGGCCCTCGGCGACGGCGGAGCAGGCGAACTGCTTCAAACTCATATGCAGAATGAAATAACAGCAACGGTGCTGATGGCCCTCACTTTGATATTAAAAGTGCTGCATCTCGACCGGCCCTGCCACGGCTCCGGCGTGCTCTACCTTTCCGCCCTGCTGCTGTCAATCAGCGTACTTGTCGCCGGCAGTCACCACGGCGCCTCGATGGTTCATGGAGAAGATTATCTTTACGCCAAACTTCCGACAGCTTTCCAAAACCTGTTCAACACAGAGCTCCCCAAACCTGCCGACATCACGGCCGATGCATCCGCCTATGAAGCTGTCATTCAACCGATATTTGAACGAAACTGCTATTTTTGCCACAGCGCAGCCATGGAAATGGGCGGCTTCCGCATGGATGTTTTTGAACGTCTTATGGCCGGCGGTGATGGAGGAATGCCCGGCATTGAGCCGGGCAGCCTGCAAGGCAGCGAAGTGCATTACCGCATCACCCTTGATCCCTCCTCTAACGCCTTCATGCCGCCGAATGGCCGCCCCCCGCTGACGGATGAAGAAACTGCACTGGTGAGCTGGTGGATTGCATCCGGAGCCTCCCCGACCGCATCGATTTCGGAACTGGATCCCCCTCCTGCAGCATTAACGGAACGGCTTTCCGGACAACGGTAA
- a CDS encoding Gfo/Idh/MocA family protein, which translates to MKNLSRRTFQKTAAAASTAIPLFSIGKTGQSANSKVNVAMIGAGNIAAQAYSGTRNENLVAICDVDTAQFGQHAGKFPSINNARTFTDFRVMLDKIGNDLDMVCVNTPDHTHFPATMEAMQRGLHVFTQKPLVHNIWEARTLKKAKEKYQVLTNMGNQGHTFNGIRQLKEWYDHGIFGQITEAHSFIGGPHWGNPFFSRPETLPPTQDPVPATLDWNLWQGPTGPAPFHHRYHPKTWRGFNRYGTGTFGDWFCHVADAPVWLLDLYEPVSVEAVNTAGGNEWLVVDGCSIKFEFRHRGDKSPCTFYWHNGVTDEFKPKAPADWSWPGNPPAAGTYYFGTKNNGFTDNRSNNPRLANKEAQIEFKASGYPDEVIPRVKGGPIKELVEAVKGNIPACGANFDYAAPFTEIMLLGLIAANHGGKIEWDSKNMKITNRPELNRFLKEPVRKGWEYGEELWK; encoded by the coding sequence ATGAAAAATCTGAGCAGGCGCACGTTTCAGAAAACCGCAGCAGCGGCATCCACCGCTATTCCGTTGTTCAGCATCGGAAAAACCGGACAATCAGCAAACAGCAAAGTGAATGTGGCCATGATCGGCGCAGGTAATATCGCAGCACAGGCTTACAGCGGAACACGGAATGAAAACCTGGTGGCAATCTGCGATGTAGACACCGCCCAATTCGGTCAGCATGCCGGAAAATTCCCGTCCATCAACAACGCCCGAACCTTCACCGATTTCCGCGTCATGCTGGACAAAATCGGAAACGACCTTGATATGGTCTGCGTCAACACCCCCGACCACACCCACTTTCCCGCTACCATGGAAGCCATGCAGCGCGGCCTCCACGTCTTCACCCAGAAACCGCTCGTGCATAATATCTGGGAAGCGCGCACCCTGAAAAAAGCCAAAGAAAAATATCAGGTGCTTACCAATATGGGCAATCAGGGCCACACCTTTAACGGCATTCGACAGCTGAAAGAGTGGTATGATCACGGCATTTTCGGACAGATTACCGAAGCCCACAGCTTCATCGGCGGACCGCATTGGGGGAACCCGTTTTTTTCCCGGCCGGAAACACTTCCTCCAACCCAAGACCCGGTTCCCGCAACGCTGGACTGGAACCTCTGGCAGGGTCCCACAGGTCCCGCCCCCTTCCATCACCGCTACCATCCCAAAACCTGGCGAGGATTCAACCGTTACGGAACCGGCACATTCGGCGACTGGTTCTGCCATGTCGCCGACGCCCCCGTCTGGTTGCTCGACCTCTACGAACCGGTTTCCGTTGAAGCAGTAAATACAGCCGGCGGGAATGAGTGGCTGGTCGTCGATGGCTGCAGCATTAAATTTGAATTCAGACACCGTGGTGATAAATCACCCTGCACGTTCTACTGGCACAACGGCGTCACCGATGAGTTCAAACCGAAAGCCCCTGCCGACTGGAGCTGGCCCGGCAATCCGCCCGCAGCCGGGACCTACTATTTCGGAACAAAAAATAACGGCTTTACCGATAACCGCTCCAACAATCCGCGCCTCGCCAATAAAGAAGCGCAAATCGAGTTTAAGGCCTCGGGCTATCCGGACGAAGTCATCCCGCGCGTAAAAGGCGGCCCGATCAAAGAACTCGTCGAAGCGGTCAAAGGAAACATCCCTGCATGCGGAGCCAATTTTGATTACGCCGCACCGTTCACCGAAATTATGCTGCTCGGTCTGATTGCCGCCAACCACGGCGGAAAAATCGAGTGGGATTCAAAGAATATGAAAATTACCAACCGGCCGGAACTGAACCGCTTTCTGAAAGAACCGGTACGCAAAGGATGGGAATACGGCGAAGAACTCTGGAAATAA
- a CDS encoding HD family phosphohydrolase, with translation MKKRFKDKKKKGIAERKTEVKRKQEIPYKSVGLGLLLWLGITWLFYGQGVVHTPMISSGHEITTPVVAVVDFYCENLNETALNKQSATDAVPGVFILEENTIEEAVQNTDNFFNLLTAYHTASSNRQAEIFVELEEVIAGTKIKTQDLISSFPTNGIPALKEEIANGIRSVMAAGVISDESRVNLFNNKNGNTLTIVSSPGNQTRTAMQQDIYSTRTAVWTVTENLNNAAQRKILNRVLPYFIEEDLHYDSKATETARKAAADLVPPVIQKIPAGKTIARAGEKATEQTLMLLNEHTKQRIAEQDLWERALEVLGSSIMLLAGLIATAVILRTTNAPLIHQPDKVLLLIILSSITLGIARLLTYLSISYGLFSHSLLMYAVPFGLAVLLAGILLGGSAAITLGFWCSFASAVLYGEQFNIFALGMIVTITAASCVRNIHKRSSLFRAGIWICAVKVLFVLASAILNRPDMPVMIKEIITSVISGLIVTVMTLLLIPLFEKLFKITTDITLLELSDMGHPLLQKMAIQAPGTYHHSLMVATLAQNAAEAIGANSLLIRVCAYYHDIGKMAKPEFFTENIQHKENPHDELSPHMSALVISSHVKEGLTLAKRHKLPQPILDAIEQHHGNGLISFFYHKAKQAAKEGSGGSMSEVINDSDFRYGGAPAVTPEMAILSLADASEAAARSIEKPTPQKISNLMDEIFAMKIRDGQMDYANLTMAQINVVKQSFIFSLSNMLHGRIPYPKDDDNNTAKPTDPPSPESGKNSKAG, from the coding sequence GTGAAAAAACGCTTCAAAGATAAAAAAAAGAAAGGGATCGCCGAGCGTAAGACTGAAGTCAAACGCAAACAGGAGATCCCTTATAAATCCGTCGGTTTGGGCCTGCTGCTCTGGCTGGGCATCACCTGGCTCTTTTACGGTCAGGGCGTTGTGCACACCCCCATGATCAGCTCCGGCCACGAAATCACCACTCCGGTCGTTGCCGTTGTCGATTTCTACTGCGAGAACCTCAACGAAACCGCGCTTAACAAACAGAGCGCAACCGATGCGGTGCCCGGCGTTTTCATTCTTGAAGAAAACACGATTGAAGAGGCCGTGCAGAATACCGATAATTTCTTCAACCTGCTCACCGCATACCACACCGCCAGTTCCAACCGGCAAGCTGAAATTTTCGTTGAGCTCGAAGAAGTAATCGCCGGCACCAAAATAAAAACTCAGGACCTAATTTCCAGCTTCCCGACCAACGGCATCCCCGCACTGAAGGAGGAGATAGCAAACGGCATACGCAGTGTCATGGCCGCCGGGGTGATTTCCGACGAATCACGCGTCAATCTGTTCAACAATAAAAACGGAAACACATTGACCATCGTCTCCAGCCCCGGCAACCAGACTCGCACAGCCATGCAGCAGGACATCTATTCCACCCGCACGGCCGTCTGGACAGTCACCGAAAACCTCAACAATGCCGCACAACGGAAAATTCTCAATCGCGTCCTCCCCTATTTTATTGAAGAGGATCTTCACTACGACAGCAAAGCCACAGAAACAGCGCGTAAAGCCGCAGCCGATCTTGTCCCGCCGGTTATTCAGAAAATCCCGGCAGGAAAGACAATTGCAAGGGCAGGGGAAAAAGCCACGGAACAGACGCTGATGCTCTTAAACGAACACACCAAACAGCGGATTGCTGAACAGGACCTCTGGGAACGGGCTCTGGAAGTACTCGGCAGCAGCATCATGCTGCTTGCAGGTCTCATTGCCACAGCCGTCATACTGCGTACCACCAACGCACCGCTCATTCACCAACCTGACAAAGTGCTTCTGCTCATCATCCTCTCCTCGATCACTTTGGGCATTGCCCGATTGCTTACCTATCTGTCCATCTCCTACGGCCTATTCTCCCACTCGCTGCTGATGTATGCCGTGCCCTTCGGCCTCGCGGTTCTTCTGGCCGGCATTCTGCTTGGAGGCAGCGCCGCCATAACCCTCGGGTTCTGGTGCAGCTTTGCATCCGCTGTGCTCTACGGCGAACAGTTCAATATTTTTGCACTCGGTATGATTGTAACCATCACGGCCGCAAGCTGCGTACGAAATATTCACAAACGCTCCAGCCTGTTCCGTGCGGGCATCTGGATCTGCGCGGTAAAAGTACTCTTTGTGCTCGCCTCCGCCATCCTGAACCGACCGGATATGCCCGTCATGATCAAGGAAATCATTACCTCCGTCATATCCGGCCTGATTGTCACAGTGATGACCCTCCTGCTTATCCCGCTATTTGAGAAACTCTTCAAAATCACAACCGATATCACCCTCCTCGAACTCTCCGATATGGGACACCCGCTCCTCCAGAAAATGGCCATACAGGCACCGGGAACCTATCACCACTCCCTAATGGTCGCCACACTCGCCCAGAATGCCGCCGAAGCAATCGGCGCCAACTCCCTGCTCATCCGAGTCTGCGCCTATTACCACGACATCGGAAAAATGGCCAAGCCGGAATTTTTCACCGAAAACATCCAGCACAAAGAAAACCCGCATGACGAGCTTTCCCCGCACATGAGTGCCCTGGTGATCTCCTCACACGTGAAAGAAGGGCTCACGCTGGCCAAACGTCATAAACTGCCGCAGCCGATTCTAGACGCCATCGAACAGCACCACGGAAACGGCCTGATCTCGTTCTTCTATCACAAGGCCAAACAGGCTGCCAAAGAAGGATCCGGCGGCTCCATGAGCGAAGTCATCAACGATTCCGACTTCCGCTACGGCGGCGCCCCCGCCGTCACCCCGGAAATGGCTATCCTTTCGCTGGCCGATGCCTCGGAAGCCGCGGCCCGCTCAATCGAAAAACCGACCCCGCAGAAAATTTCCAATCTGATGGACGAAATCTTCGCCATGAAAATCCGCGACGGACAGATGGACTATGCCAACCTCACCATGGCGCAGATCAACGTAGTGAAGCAGTCCTTCATTTTCTCGTTGTCTAACATGCTCCATGGCCGAATCCCCTACCCTAAAGACGATGATAATAACACTGCTAAACCAACAGACCCGCCATCCCCTGAATCTGGAAAAAATTCAAAAGCTGGCTGA
- a CDS encoding PEGA domain-containing protein — translation MNRKTAVKVSFAVGALLSLLLSGCAPVTLSSEPSGAYVYNKGHEETALGMTPFKVNLVANQKELIVRKNGYFSKTVVISPTDPESINVELQRRDKVLLRSNPDGAELYVDGRRVGRTPYRVDYKKAWRTFEVRSAGYASQICTIPEDPEGDVMVDLERDNSLMITSKPRNAAVFTEEGDFLGRTPLGVPAGDTLILEVRKEGYYSTSFTVDEETAGPFVVELEREPIVIVYSEPEGALVKHRGVTLGVTPFRRLVENDMDIELVYNRYKTAEITIAPDSPREVRVELEKEPYVTINSNPAGAMLYRSGGVELIGTTPVEVLMSKDTAFEMHKPGYDIKSFTLSPQSKSEVTVPLKQTVGNQEKIVKIDSTPSGAKVYRPGGAEFIGTTPLEQPVRGERTFELQLDGFETKIVTVAPDSADNVTFALARDESARNVTVSDPLLNTPSSF, via the coding sequence ATGAACCGAAAAACAGCTGTGAAAGTAAGTTTTGCTGTGGGGGCGCTCCTGTCGTTGCTCCTGTCTGGATGCGCGCCTGTGACGTTGTCGAGTGAACCGTCTGGTGCCTATGTATACAATAAAGGTCATGAAGAGACCGCGTTGGGAATGACACCTTTTAAAGTGAATCTGGTTGCAAATCAAAAAGAACTGATTGTTCGCAAGAACGGCTATTTTTCTAAAACGGTCGTCATTTCTCCGACCGACCCGGAAAGTATAAATGTTGAACTGCAGCGTCGCGATAAAGTGTTGTTACGTTCGAATCCGGATGGTGCCGAGCTGTATGTGGATGGCAGGCGTGTCGGACGCACGCCGTATCGTGTGGATTACAAAAAGGCGTGGCGGACCTTTGAGGTTCGCTCGGCGGGTTATGCTTCGCAGATCTGCACGATACCGGAGGATCCGGAAGGAGACGTGATGGTGGATCTGGAACGGGATAATTCACTGATGATTACAAGTAAGCCAAGAAATGCAGCCGTTTTTACAGAGGAAGGTGATTTTCTGGGCCGGACGCCCTTAGGGGTTCCGGCGGGAGATACTCTGATTCTGGAAGTGCGAAAAGAAGGCTATTATTCCACATCATTTACAGTGGATGAAGAAACGGCCGGTCCGTTTGTGGTTGAACTGGAGCGCGAGCCGATTGTGATTGTTTATTCAGAGCCTGAGGGAGCGCTGGTGAAACATCGGGGTGTGACGCTGGGCGTTACGCCGTTCCGTCGCCTTGTTGAAAATGATATGGACATCGAGCTGGTCTACAACCGGTACAAAACCGCTGAAATCACCATTGCGCCGGATTCGCCCCGGGAAGTGCGCGTTGAACTCGAAAAAGAGCCGTATGTTACGATTAACAGTAATCCGGCGGGAGCCATGCTCTATCGTTCCGGAGGTGTTGAGTTGATCGGAACCACGCCGGTAGAAGTGCTGATGAGTAAGGATACCGCGTTTGAAATGCACAAGCCAGGGTATGATATCAAGTCGTTTACCCTTTCTCCGCAGTCGAAAAGCGAGGTCACGGTTCCGCTTAAGCAGACGGTCGGTAATCAGGAAAAAATTGTTAAAATCGACAGCACGCCCAGTGGTGCGAAAGTTTACCGCCCCGGGGGGGCAGAATTTATCGGAACAACTCCGCTCGAGCAGCCGGTACGTGGGGAACGTACCTTTGAGCTTCAGCTGGACGGATTTGAAACCAAGATTGTAACCGTTGCGCCGGATTCGGCTGACAACGTAACCTTTGCATTGGCTAGGGATGAATCGGCGAGGAATGTCACGGTCAGCGACCCCTTGTTGAATACCCCTTCATCCTTCTAG